Proteins encoded in a region of the Rhizophagus irregularis chromosome 24, complete sequence genome:
- a CDS encoding uncharacterized protein (SECRETED:cutsite_AFS-LS; SECRETED:prob_0.7846); SECRETED:SignalP(1-24), whose amino-acid sequence MNNRHFLIFTLVILLFNFTYLAFSLSCQIDSDCFFGTVCSANTSPKQCVYGCHGDNDCAIDTTTTQNQKCDTTTHPFWSCTCGSDSACPAGKCVNGHCVLSCVFDSDCVDAYGAGYVCSTIQPTLGTCTM is encoded by the coding sequence ATGAATAATCGgcatttcttaatttttaccCTTGTCATCCTCTTGTTTAACTTCACATACTTGGCTTTCTCTTTATCGTGCCAAATTGATAGTGACTGTTTCTTTGGAACTGTATGTTCCGCTAACACTTCTCCAAAACAATGTGTTTATGGGTGCCATGGAGATAACGATTGTGCTATCGATACTACCACAACCCAGAATCAGAAATGCGATACGACGACACATCCCTTTTGGTCATGTACTTGCGGAAGTGATAGCGCTTGTCCGGCTGGCAAATGTGTTAACGGGCATTGTGTCCTTTCTTGTGTATTTGATAGTGATTGCGTGGATGCATATGGAGCCGGATATGTATGCTCAACTATTCAACCAACGTTGGGAACATGCACCATGTAA